One bacterium DNA segment encodes these proteins:
- a CDS encoding class I SAM-dependent methyltransferase, with the protein MSPLPPHATDRVDESPDADFYAFARMVVHIDDATIEALTDYYAEVLTPGADVLDLMSSWVSHLPLDPPLGRVAGLGMNTEELAANRRLTEHVVHDLNREPTLPYADASFDFVVNAVSVQYLTRPLEVFAEVARVLRPGGRSIVAMSHRCFPTKAIRAFHVPGATERYRLVAAYHAQCGLFEDIEPVDRSPDDADPLWIVTATRSAG; encoded by the coding sequence TTGTCCCCGCTCCCGCCCCACGCCACCGACCGGGTGGACGAATCCCCCGATGCGGACTTCTACGCGTTCGCGCGCATGGTCGTCCACATCGACGACGCCACGATCGAGGCGTTGACCGACTACTACGCCGAGGTGCTGACACCGGGCGCGGACGTGCTCGACTTGATGTCGTCGTGGGTCTCCCACCTACCCCTCGACCCACCACTCGGGAGGGTCGCGGGGCTCGGCATGAACACCGAGGAGCTCGCGGCCAATCGGCGGCTCACCGAGCACGTCGTCCACGACCTCAACCGCGAGCCGACCCTGCCCTACGCCGACGCGAGCTTCGACTTCGTCGTGAACGCGGTTTCGGTCCAGTACCTCACGCGGCCCCTCGAGGTCTTCGCCGAGGTCGCTCGGGTCCTGCGGCCCGGTGGGCGTTCGATCGTCGCGATGTCCCACCGCTGCTTTCCGACGAAGGCGATCCGCGCATTCCACGTCCCGGGTGCGACCGAGCGCTACCGACTCGTCGCGGCGTACCATGCCCAGTGCGGCCTCTTCGAGGACATCGAGCCCGTCGACCGGTCGCCAGACGACGCCGACCCGCTCTGGATCGTGACCGCGACGCGAAGCGCCGGTTAG
- a CDS encoding CoA transferase — protein sequence MQGLRDLRVVDFSNRIAGAYATKLLADAYAEVIKVEPAEGDALRRWTASGQDLDGKDGALFQFLNTSKKSVVGAIGDDHVDALLRGADLVVETSDGAVDGKALAEQYPGLAVLSISDYGRGGPLSGTPSADLVVQANSGGLSGRGLQSMPPVMCGGMTTEWIGGTFSAVAGLAAARRSRANGQGEHIDFSLCEVMNIGSTTYADLMDHLSGRPEAVAGARSVEVPSIEPTLDGWVGFNTNSNQQFTDFLLLIERPDLLEEPEWAMIGTRMARMDEWNEIVRAWTTQHTTAEIVERASLLRIPVAPVCSGKTVLDHIHLKERGVFKKNPTGGFQQPRSPYLMDGEEPRPFEPVPTIGEHQDAIESRERPHPGITPSAASDPDLPLKGIRVIDTTAWWAGPSACQMLANLGADVIKVEAIQRPDGMRMMGGLFMAEGDWWERSAITLAANTNKRGLTLNLADPKGLEICKKLIEEADVFIENFSPRVVENFGLDWENIHRINPKCIVVRMPAFGLSGPWRDNVGFAQTMEQISGLAWITGHADDQPRIQRGPCDPLAGMHAAFATQVALAEREKTGKGHLLECTMVEGALNAAAELAIEWSAYGVELGRDGNRGPQGAPQNVYACAGHENWIALVVRNDDEWSALKDLLGNPAWADDAELATHAGRRRKHGVIDEALASWLATQDLDETVQALHARGIPAGGVWDSRKQSFHPQFIARGFFENVDHPIVGTHPVVRPPFTFATVDAWNRTAAPTMGQHNHEVLTEVGLSEDAIEQLAADEVIGTKPKGL from the coding sequence ATGCAGGGACTGCGCGATCTGCGCGTCGTCGATTTCAGCAACCGGATCGCCGGTGCCTACGCCACCAAGCTGCTCGCCGACGCCTACGCCGAGGTGATCAAGGTCGAGCCGGCGGAAGGCGACGCGCTACGACGGTGGACCGCCAGCGGCCAGGACCTCGACGGCAAGGACGGCGCCCTCTTCCAGTTCCTCAACACGTCGAAGAAGTCGGTGGTGGGCGCGATCGGCGACGACCACGTCGATGCCCTGCTGCGCGGCGCCGACCTCGTCGTCGAGACGAGCGACGGCGCGGTCGACGGCAAGGCTCTCGCGGAGCAGTACCCGGGCCTCGCGGTTCTCTCGATCTCCGACTACGGACGCGGCGGCCCGCTTTCGGGCACGCCCTCGGCGGATCTCGTCGTCCAGGCGAACAGCGGTGGCCTCTCGGGACGCGGGCTCCAGTCGATGCCCCCCGTGATGTGCGGCGGAATGACGACCGAGTGGATCGGCGGCACGTTCAGCGCGGTTGCCGGCCTCGCCGCGGCGCGACGCTCGCGCGCGAATGGTCAGGGGGAGCACATCGACTTCTCGCTCTGCGAGGTCATGAACATCGGCTCGACGACCTACGCCGACCTGATGGACCACCTGAGCGGACGGCCGGAAGCGGTCGCCGGTGCGCGCTCGGTCGAGGTGCCCTCGATCGAACCGACCCTCGACGGCTGGGTCGGCTTCAACACCAACTCGAACCAGCAGTTCACCGACTTCCTGCTCCTGATCGAGAGACCCGACCTCCTCGAGGAGCCCGAGTGGGCCATGATCGGAACGCGGATGGCGCGCATGGACGAGTGGAACGAGATCGTCCGCGCCTGGACGACCCAGCACACCACCGCGGAGATCGTCGAGCGCGCGTCCCTGCTCCGGATCCCCGTCGCGCCGGTCTGCAGCGGCAAGACCGTGCTCGACCACATCCATCTGAAGGAACGGGGCGTCTTCAAGAAGAACCCGACCGGCGGCTTCCAGCAGCCCCGCTCGCCCTACCTGATGGACGGCGAGGAGCCGCGACCCTTCGAGCCGGTCCCCACGATCGGGGAGCATCAGGACGCGATCGAGTCTCGCGAACGCCCGCACCCCGGGATCACGCCCTCCGCTGCGAGCGACCCCGACCTCCCGCTGAAGGGGATCCGCGTGATCGACACGACCGCCTGGTGGGCCGGGCCTTCCGCCTGCCAGATGCTCGCGAACCTCGGCGCGGACGTGATCAAGGTCGAGGCGATCCAGCGCCCCGACGGCATGCGTATGATGGGTGGCCTCTTCATGGCCGAAGGCGACTGGTGGGAGCGGAGCGCGATCACCCTCGCTGCCAACACGAACAAGCGCGGGCTCACGCTCAACCTGGCCGACCCGAAGGGCCTCGAGATCTGCAAGAAGCTGATCGAAGAGGCGGACGTCTTCATCGAGAACTTCTCGCCGCGGGTCGTCGAGAACTTCGGACTCGACTGGGAGAACATCCACAGGATCAACCCGAAGTGCATCGTCGTCCGCATGCCCGCTTTCGGCCTCTCCGGCCCCTGGCGCGACAACGTGGGCTTCGCCCAGACGATGGAGCAGATCTCGGGCCTGGCCTGGATCACCGGCCACGCGGACGATCAACCTCGAATCCAGCGCGGACCGTGTGACCCCCTCGCCGGCATGCACGCGGCCTTCGCGACGCAGGTCGCGCTCGCCGAGCGCGAGAAGACGGGCAAGGGGCACCTGCTCGAGTGCACGATGGTCGAAGGCGCGCTCAATGCGGCGGCGGAGCTCGCGATCGAGTGGTCCGCCTACGGCGTGGAGCTCGGGCGCGACGGCAACCGCGGCCCCCAGGGCGCCCCCCAGAACGTCTATGCCTGCGCCGGACACGAGAACTGGATCGCGCTGGTCGTGCGAAACGACGACGAGTGGAGCGCCCTCAAGGATCTCCTCGGAAACCCGGCCTGGGCCGACGACGCGGAGCTCGCGACCCACGCCGGGCGCCGCCGTAAACACGGCGTCATCGACGAGGCGCTCGCGAGCTGGTTGGCGACCCAGGACCTCGACGAGACCGTCCAGGCGCTCCACGCCCGTGGCATCCCGGCCGGCGGCGTCTGGGACTCCCGGAAGCAGTCCTTCCATCCGCAGTTCATCGCCCGCGGCTTCTTCGAGAACGTCGACCATCCGATCGTCGGCACGCACCCGGTCGTCCGTCCGCCCTTCACGTTCGCGACCGTCGACGCGTGGAACCGCACCGCGGCGCCCACGATGGGTCAGCACAACCACGAGGTCCTGACGGAGGTCGGCCTCTCCGAGGACGCGATCGAGCAGCTCGCCGCGGACGAAGTGATCGGGACGAAGCCCAAGGGCCTCTAG
- a CDS encoding nuclear transport factor 2 family protein: MGVLEDVHEIEKLKARYADAVDGGWTGTKAHDPDAVVALFVPDGVWDSGDYGGGEGHDGIRAFMATGEAIMPFAFHHITNPRIEVDGDRATARWHALLAVTLEGRAELQTGIYDDVCVRTPDGWRFERLQFTLAGSTSLPETWKTF; this comes from the coding sequence ATGGGTGTCCTCGAAGACGTACACGAGATCGAGAAGCTGAAGGCGCGCTACGCGGACGCCGTCGACGGCGGCTGGACCGGCACGAAAGCACACGATCCGGACGCGGTCGTCGCGCTCTTCGTGCCCGACGGCGTATGGGACTCCGGCGACTACGGCGGCGGCGAAGGGCACGACGGCATCCGCGCCTTCATGGCCACCGGCGAGGCGATCATGCCCTTCGCGTTCCACCACATCACGAATCCGCGCATCGAGGTCGACGGCGACCGGGCGACGGCGCGCTGGCACGCCCTGCTCGCGGTGACCCTCGAAGGGCGCGCGGAGCTCCAGACCGGCATCTACGACGACGTCTGCGTCCGCACGCCGGACGGTTGGCGATTCGAGCGCCTGCAGTTCACGCTGGCGGGCTCGACCTCCCTTCCCGAGACATGGAAGACCTTCTGA
- a CDS encoding molybdopterin-dependent oxidoreductase, producing the protein MPEVHDSFCRFCHAACAIKVTVEDGRPVKVIGSKDNPVYHGYTCAKGRALPEQHANPHRLLQTMKRDDEGVHRPIPVEQAMDEIAEKVARIVEEHGPRSVALYTGTFSFPYAAGAPMASAWLRALGSPMFFTSATIDQPGKMIAPALHGTWGGGPYHFDGADTWMLFGANPTISKSIGIPCMNPAKRLHDAMNRGMDLIVVDPRRSEAAKAATVFLQPKPGEDPTILAGMIRVLLAEDLVDREFVSSWTRGLDELRERVEPFTLDYVERRAGVPGEDVARAARIFASHRKGGLNIGTGPNMASRGNLTEYLGLCMNTLTGHWRREGELLPNPGVLMAPSPSKAQAFDPHPGWGFGEHMRVRNLTDTAAGMPTAALAEEILLEGEGQVKALFSVGGNPMAAWPDQDKTLAAMNALDLNVTLDIKMSATAKLADYVIAPKLSLEVPGITLPTESLTPYAMGYPEPYAQYSPAIVDPPEGSDVIEEWEFFYGLAQRMKLPITLAASYEWGPDMEKPEVTAFDLDRKPSNDELFEALTKGARVPLSEVRKHPGGAVFPEDVAVAAGDPDAPGRLDFADRTMMGELAQVAAEPVDRDTYYAYRLVSRRLPDVHNSAGRDIPKLVRKWSYNPAFMNPEDLAELGLAAGDVIEITSSYSSILGVVEPEAELRRGVISMAHGFGDAPGSPDDKDVRKIGSNTGRLSAADRNYDPYSGIPLMSSIPVNVAPAEELAAS; encoded by the coding sequence ATGCCCGAAGTCCACGATTCGTTCTGCCGTTTCTGTCACGCTGCCTGCGCGATCAAGGTCACCGTCGAAGACGGGCGGCCCGTCAAGGTGATCGGCAGCAAGGACAACCCGGTCTACCACGGATACACGTGCGCGAAGGGGCGCGCGCTCCCCGAGCAGCACGCGAACCCCCACCGCCTGCTCCAGACGATGAAGCGCGACGACGAGGGCGTGCACCGCCCGATCCCCGTCGAGCAGGCGATGGACGAGATCGCCGAGAAGGTGGCCCGGATCGTCGAGGAACACGGTCCGCGCTCGGTGGCGCTCTATACCGGGACGTTCTCCTTCCCGTACGCCGCCGGCGCGCCGATGGCGAGCGCGTGGCTGCGGGCCCTCGGCTCCCCGATGTTCTTCACCAGCGCGACGATCGATCAGCCCGGGAAGATGATCGCGCCGGCCCTCCACGGGACCTGGGGCGGTGGTCCCTATCACTTCGACGGCGCGGACACCTGGATGCTCTTCGGTGCGAATCCGACCATCTCGAAGTCGATCGGGATTCCCTGCATGAACCCGGCGAAGCGGCTCCACGACGCCATGAACCGGGGCATGGATCTGATCGTGGTCGATCCGCGGCGGAGCGAAGCCGCGAAGGCGGCGACGGTCTTTCTCCAGCCCAAGCCCGGGGAGGATCCGACGATCCTGGCCGGCATGATCCGCGTCCTGCTGGCCGAGGATCTCGTCGACCGCGAGTTCGTCTCGAGCTGGACCCGCGGTCTCGACGAGCTGCGCGAACGGGTCGAGCCCTTCACCCTCGACTACGTGGAGCGACGCGCCGGGGTCCCCGGCGAGGACGTGGCGCGGGCGGCTCGCATCTTCGCGTCCCACCGCAAAGGCGGGCTGAACATCGGGACCGGGCCCAACATGGCGTCCCGCGGCAACCTGACCGAGTACCTCGGGCTCTGCATGAACACGCTGACCGGGCACTGGCGCCGGGAAGGCGAGCTCCTGCCGAACCCCGGCGTGCTGATGGCGCCCAGCCCGAGCAAGGCGCAGGCCTTCGACCCGCACCCGGGCTGGGGCTTCGGCGAGCACATGCGTGTGCGCAATCTGACGGACACGGCGGCGGGCATGCCGACGGCGGCGCTCGCGGAGGAGATCCTGCTCGAAGGGGAAGGACAGGTGAAGGCGCTCTTCAGTGTGGGCGGAAACCCGATGGCGGCGTGGCCGGACCAGGACAAGACCCTCGCGGCGATGAACGCTCTCGATCTGAACGTCACCCTCGACATCAAGATGAGCGCGACGGCGAAGCTCGCGGACTACGTGATCGCCCCGAAGCTGTCGCTTGAGGTGCCGGGGATCACGCTTCCGACGGAGTCCCTCACGCCCTACGCGATGGGCTACCCCGAGCCCTATGCCCAGTACTCCCCCGCGATCGTGGACCCGCCGGAGGGATCCGACGTGATCGAGGAGTGGGAGTTCTTCTACGGCCTCGCCCAGCGGATGAAGCTCCCGATCACCCTCGCGGCGTCCTACGAGTGGGGCCCGGACATGGAGAAGCCCGAGGTCACGGCGTTCGATCTCGACCGGAAGCCCAGCAACGACGAGCTCTTCGAGGCGCTGACGAAGGGCGCGCGGGTTCCGCTCTCGGAGGTCCGCAAGCATCCGGGTGGCGCCGTCTTCCCGGAAGACGTCGCCGTCGCTGCCGGGGATCCGGACGCGCCGGGTCGGCTCGACTTCGCGGATCGCACGATGATGGGGGAGCTCGCGCAGGTGGCGGCGGAGCCGGTGGATCGGGACACCTACTACGCGTACCGCCTCGTTTCGCGGCGTCTCCCGGACGTCCACAACTCCGCCGGGCGCGACATTCCGAAGCTCGTCCGGAAGTGGAGCTACAACCCGGCCTTCATGAATCCAGAAGACCTCGCGGAGCTCGGTCTCGCAGCGGGCGACGTCATCGAGATCACGAGTAGCTATTCGTCGATCCTGGGCGTCGTGGAGCCGGAGGCGGAGCTGCGGCGCGGCGTCATCTCGATGGCACACGGCTTCGGGGACGCGCCCGGCAGCCCCGACGACAAGGACGTGCGCAAGATCGGGAGCAACACGGGCCGACTCTCGGCCGCCGATCGGAATTACGACCCCTACTCGGGAATCCCGCTCATGAGCTCGATTCCCGTCAACGTGGCGCCGGCGGAAGAGCTGGCGGCGAGCTGA
- a CDS encoding SDR family oxidoreductase codes for MGILDLSGRGALVVGGGQGMGRATALLLAQAGANPAVVDAERERAENVAAEIEALGRKSAALSADVTKREEVEGLIAAADQAVGPLDIVVNIVGGATWAPLLSVDDAHWDRNFDVNLRHHLYVSQTAARNWVDQERPGVLCIVASVSGMFGAARHGAYGAAKAGVLSFVKTAAEEWWPHGIRVNCVVPGTVRTPRMEAEWASGKTPQPSTDLLGTIAEPEDIGGAITFLVSDLARKITGQALVVDGGWTTRFPYSLT; via the coding sequence GTGGGCATTCTGGATCTATCGGGCCGCGGGGCCCTCGTCGTCGGCGGGGGGCAGGGCATGGGACGAGCGACAGCGCTCCTGCTGGCGCAGGCCGGCGCGAATCCCGCCGTGGTCGATGCGGAGCGGGAGCGCGCCGAGAACGTCGCGGCGGAGATCGAAGCGCTCGGGCGCAAGTCGGCGGCGCTGAGCGCGGACGTGACGAAGCGAGAGGAGGTCGAAGGCCTGATCGCCGCCGCCGATCAGGCGGTCGGCCCCCTCGATATCGTCGTCAACATCGTGGGTGGGGCGACCTGGGCGCCGCTGCTGTCCGTCGACGACGCGCACTGGGACCGGAATTTCGACGTCAACCTCCGGCACCACCTCTACGTCTCACAGACCGCGGCGCGGAACTGGGTCGACCAGGAGCGCCCCGGCGTGCTGTGCATCGTGGCTTCCGTCTCCGGCATGTTCGGCGCCGCGCGCCACGGGGCCTACGGTGCAGCGAAGGCCGGCGTACTGAGCTTCGTGAAGACGGCCGCCGAGGAATGGTGGCCCCACGGCATCCGCGTGAACTGCGTCGTGCCCGGGACGGTTCGCACGCCGCGCATGGAGGCCGAGTGGGCCTCGGGCAAGACGCCGCAACCTTCCACGGATCTGCTCGGAACGATCGCCGAGCCCGAAGACATCGGCGGCGCGATCACGTTCCTCGTCTCGGACCTGGCGCGAAAGATCACGGGCCAGGCGCTGGTGGTCGATGGCGGCTGGACCACACGCTTCCCCTACTCGCTCACCTGA
- a CDS encoding SDR family oxidoreductase, which produces MSDLNEIFGLNDRVAVVTGAASGIGRSVAEVLAQAGARVVLGDLDAEGAEATAKTVREAGGEAVAMGCNVAVRDEVDGLIARAGSEFGGLDVLCNVAGVPADGLLETLTDEEVDRVVAINLKGTLYGCQAAIPAMSTRGGGSIINVSSGAIDLPVAGYGLYSITKAAVAQLTHSLAQEVGDRGIRVNALAPGATVTNFTKRRLERDADGNVDEASLGQFIGSMEAMSPLGRVGEAVDQAWLVLYLASDASRFCTGQIWRSNGGATTGR; this is translated from the coding sequence ATGTCCGACCTGAACGAAATCTTCGGCCTGAACGATCGCGTCGCCGTCGTGACCGGCGCCGCCTCGGGGATCGGGCGATCCGTGGCCGAGGTCCTCGCGCAGGCCGGAGCCCGCGTGGTCCTCGGCGATCTCGACGCGGAAGGGGCCGAGGCGACGGCCAAGACCGTGCGCGAGGCCGGGGGCGAGGCCGTCGCGATGGGCTGCAACGTCGCCGTCCGTGACGAGGTCGACGGGTTGATCGCCCGGGCGGGGAGCGAGTTCGGCGGTCTCGACGTGCTCTGCAATGTCGCCGGCGTCCCGGCGGATGGTCTCCTCGAGACGCTGACCGACGAAGAAGTCGATCGCGTCGTGGCGATCAACCTGAAGGGCACGCTCTACGGGTGCCAGGCGGCGATCCCCGCGATGTCGACCCGCGGTGGCGGAAGCATCATCAACGTCTCGTCGGGTGCGATCGATCTCCCGGTTGCAGGCTACGGGCTCTATTCCATCACCAAGGCGGCGGTCGCCCAGCTGACCCACAGCCTCGCGCAGGAGGTCGGTGATCGCGGAATCCGCGTGAATGCCCTGGCACCCGGCGCGACGGTCACGAACTTCACGAAGCGCCGGCTCGAGAGGGACGCCGACGGAAACGTCGACGAGGCGAGCCTCGGCCAGTTCATCGGCTCGATGGAAGCGATGTCGCCCCTCGGTCGCGTCGGAGAGGCCGTCGACCAGGCCTGGCTCGTGCTCTACCTGGCGTCGGATGCGTCCCGCTTCTGTACCGGACAGATCTGGCGATCGAACGGCGGCGCCACGACGGGGCGCTGA